In Astatotilapia calliptera chromosome 23, fAstCal1.2, whole genome shotgun sequence, a genomic segment contains:
- the LOC113017009 gene encoding uncharacterized protein LOC113017009 isoform X2, with protein MIKADHLLHYQQHLHCKSDILASMDALNLCLILLLPLTACSQDLGGEIVVKTIGKQPDVTQICPSETQNITLIVCKIRTQRSGGENCALLYFYGRGFENKCDSRFTLMKENQTVFLHLINLTSEDSGSYTCECSAPERTNILHLNVTVEGKQELSSRSGTETLPLTRICVTVFIIVSLVIFGFIYARLCDRKPEPSRSPQNTRSEDIEPYSTYIRTDTGPYSTVQMHDSKQNTNSSHVSADKTETVYAEVQ; from the exons ATGATTAAAG CGGATCATCTTCTGCACTATCAGCAGCACTTACACTGCAAATCGGACATATTGGCGAGCATGGATGCACTAAACCTGTGCTTAATTCTGCTTCTACCACTGACTGCATGCTCACAAGATTTGGGAGGAG AGATTGTTGTGAAAACAATTGGGAAACAACCAGATGTCACTCAAATATGTCCCAGTGAAACACAGAACATCACGCTGATAGTTTGTAAGATCAGAACTCAGAGAAGTGGAGGAGAAAATTGTGCTCTGCTGTATTTTTATGGACGAGGCTTTGAGAACAAATGTGACTCCAGGTTCACGCTGATGAAGGAAAATCAGACTGTGTTTCTCCACCTGATTAATTTAACATCAGAGGACAGTGGGAGCTACACCTGTGAGTGTTCAGCTCCTGAAAGAACAAATATTCTCCATCTTAATGTCACTGTGGAAGGTAAACAAG AATTAAGCAGCAGGTCTGGAACAGAAACACTTCCTCTTACACGGATTTGTGTAACCGTGTTCATCATTGTGAGTTTAGTTATCTTTGGATTTATTTACGCACGACTGTGCGACAG AAAACCAGAACCATCGCGTAGTCCTCAAAACACG aggtcagaggacatTGAGCCGTACAGCACCTACATACGGACAGATACTGGACCATATTCGACTGTTCAAATGCACGACTCTAAACAGAATACTAACAGTTCACATGTGTCAGCAGACAAAACTGAGACAGTCTACGCAGAAGTACAATAA
- the LOC113017009 gene encoding uncharacterized protein LOC113017009 isoform X1: protein MHKADHLLHYQQHLHCKSDILASMDALNLCLILLLPLTACSQDLGGEIVVKTIGKQPDVTQICPSETQNITLIVCKIRTQRSGGENCALLYFYGRGFENKCDSRFTLMKENQTVFLHLINLTSEDSGSYTCECSAPERTNILHLNVTVEGKQELSSRSGTETLPLTRICVTVFIIVSLVIFGFIYARLCDRKPEPSRSPQNTRSEDIEPYSTYIRTDTGPYSTVQMHDSKQNTNSSHVSADKTETVYAEVQ from the exons CGGATCATCTTCTGCACTATCAGCAGCACTTACACTGCAAATCGGACATATTGGCGAGCATGGATGCACTAAACCTGTGCTTAATTCTGCTTCTACCACTGACTGCATGCTCACAAGATTTGGGAGGAG AGATTGTTGTGAAAACAATTGGGAAACAACCAGATGTCACTCAAATATGTCCCAGTGAAACACAGAACATCACGCTGATAGTTTGTAAGATCAGAACTCAGAGAAGTGGAGGAGAAAATTGTGCTCTGCTGTATTTTTATGGACGAGGCTTTGAGAACAAATGTGACTCCAGGTTCACGCTGATGAAGGAAAATCAGACTGTGTTTCTCCACCTGATTAATTTAACATCAGAGGACAGTGGGAGCTACACCTGTGAGTGTTCAGCTCCTGAAAGAACAAATATTCTCCATCTTAATGTCACTGTGGAAGGTAAACAAG AATTAAGCAGCAGGTCTGGAACAGAAACACTTCCTCTTACACGGATTTGTGTAACCGTGTTCATCATTGTGAGTTTAGTTATCTTTGGATTTATTTACGCACGACTGTGCGACAG AAAACCAGAACCATCGCGTAGTCCTCAAAACACG aggtcagaggacatTGAGCCGTACAGCACCTACATACGGACAGATACTGGACCATATTCGACTGTTCAAATGCACGACTCTAAACAGAATACTAACAGTTCACATGTGTCAGCAGACAAAACTGAGACAGTCTACGCAGAAGTACAATAA
- the LOC113017009 gene encoding carcinoembryonic antigen-related cell adhesion molecule 2-like isoform X3 produces the protein MDALNLCLILLLPLTACSQDLGGEIVVKTIGKQPDVTQICPSETQNITLIVCKIRTQRSGGENCALLYFYGRGFENKCDSRFTLMKENQTVFLHLINLTSEDSGSYTCECSAPERTNILHLNVTVEGKQELSSRSGTETLPLTRICVTVFIIVSLVIFGFIYARLCDRKPEPSRSPQNTRSEDIEPYSTYIRTDTGPYSTVQMHDSKQNTNSSHVSADKTETVYAEVQ, from the exons ATGGATGCACTAAACCTGTGCTTAATTCTGCTTCTACCACTGACTGCATGCTCACAAGATTTGGGAGGAG AGATTGTTGTGAAAACAATTGGGAAACAACCAGATGTCACTCAAATATGTCCCAGTGAAACACAGAACATCACGCTGATAGTTTGTAAGATCAGAACTCAGAGAAGTGGAGGAGAAAATTGTGCTCTGCTGTATTTTTATGGACGAGGCTTTGAGAACAAATGTGACTCCAGGTTCACGCTGATGAAGGAAAATCAGACTGTGTTTCTCCACCTGATTAATTTAACATCAGAGGACAGTGGGAGCTACACCTGTGAGTGTTCAGCTCCTGAAAGAACAAATATTCTCCATCTTAATGTCACTGTGGAAGGTAAACAAG AATTAAGCAGCAGGTCTGGAACAGAAACACTTCCTCTTACACGGATTTGTGTAACCGTGTTCATCATTGTGAGTTTAGTTATCTTTGGATTTATTTACGCACGACTGTGCGACAG AAAACCAGAACCATCGCGTAGTCCTCAAAACACG aggtcagaggacatTGAGCCGTACAGCACCTACATACGGACAGATACTGGACCATATTCGACTGTTCAAATGCACGACTCTAAACAGAATACTAACAGTTCACATGTGTCAGCAGACAAAACTGAGACAGTCTACGCAGAAGTACAATAA